In Triticum urartu cultivar G1812 chromosome 6, Tu2.1, whole genome shotgun sequence, the following proteins share a genomic window:
- the LOC125513469 gene encoding histone H2B.1-like, whose translation MAPKAEKKPALEKTPAGKKPAAEKRPAAGKTASKEGGEKKGKKKAKKSVETYKIYIFKVLKQVHPDIGISSKAMSIMNSFINDIFEKLAGESAKLARYNKKPTITSREIQTSVRLVLPGELAKHAVSEGTKAVTKFTSS comes from the coding sequence ATGGCGCCTAAGGCGGAGAAGAAGCCGGCGCTGGAGAAGACCCCGGCGGGGAAGAAGCCCGCGGCGGAGAAGAGGCCCGCGGCCGGGAAGACGGCGTCCAAGGAGGGCGGcgagaagaaggggaagaagaaggccaagaagagcGTGGAGACGTACAAGATCTACATCTTCAAGGTGCTCAAGCAGGTGCACCCCGACATCGGCATCTCCTCCAAGGCCATGTCCATCATGAACTCCTTCATCAACGACATCTTCGAGAAGCTCGCCGGCGAGTCCGCCAAGCTGGCCCGCTACAACAAGAAGCCCACCATCACCTCCCGGGAGATCCAGACCTCCGTCCGCCTCGTCCTCCCCGGCGAGCTCGCCAAGCACGCCGTCTCCGAGGGCACCAAGGCCGTCACCAAGTTCACCTCCTCCTAG